TACATAAGGGTTCAAAGAAACTGGGGTTAAATCCCATTTCTGACCCAAAAGTGCTTGCTCAACTGGAAAAAGTTGCAGATGCTTGGCAAATTTATCGCCAGAAGATAGAAAATTATTTGATGAGTTCTCCTCAACAAGAACAAGAATATCTCGAACAAATTAATAATTTGACCAGCTTCTTAACAAATTTAATGGATGTGACAACAAGAAGTGTGGAAACACAGACTGCTGACACTGCAATTCAAAGTCAGAACTTACTTTTGATGGCTTTGGTGCTGAGCTTGCTGTCAATACCCATATCACTAGTAGTAGTTTCTCAAATTATTCATGCTCTTACTCAAGTGACTGTAACTGCTGACCAAATGGCTAAGGGCGAGTTACATATAAGAGCCAAAGTCACCTCTAGGGATGAAGTCGGCGTTCTTGCTTCTACGCTTAACACCATGGCGGAGCAAATTGACGACTTGCTGCGAGGACTTAAAGTACATGGTCAGGAACTTGAAAATGCTCTCATTTATTTAAGTACTATCATTGATAATTTGGTAGATGGTCTTTTAGTCACAGACACAGAATCTAAAATTAAGCGCTACAACCCAGCATTACTGACAATGTTTGGATTGGAAGACACAGATTTAGCAAATCGAGACTGCAAGACTTTAGCAAATTCCAAAGTTGTTGAACTTGTAGAACAGACACGGAGACGATTTGGAGAGGTTTTCACAACAGAACTCGAATTAACAAATGGACGTATTGGTCAGGCTGTGGCAAGAGCAATTGTTAAAGATGCAGCAAACACACAGGACAATAATTCGCTTGGTTCGATTATTTTGATTCGAGATATTACTGCTGAGAAAGAAGTGGATCGAATGAAAACTGATTTCATTTCCACAGTGTCCCATGAACTGCGAACACCCCTCACTTCAGTCTTGGGATTTGCCTCAATTATTCAAGACAAGTTAGAGGAACTTGCTCCACAGATCGATCCAGAACATCGCAAAGCTCAACGCACTCTCAAACAAGTTCAAACAAATATCAATATTATTGTGTCTGAAGCGGAACGATTGACTACGCTCATCAATGACGTTTTGGATGTCGCCAAGATGGAAGCTGGCAAAGTTGAGTGGTATATGGAGCCACTTTACATTGGAGATGTAATCGAGCGAGCAATAGCAGCTACGTCTTCTCTGTTTGAGATGAAAGGATTGGAGTTACGCAAGGTCATTGACCCCGACCTACCTCTTATGATTGGGGATAGCGATCGCCTGATTCAAGTTATGATTAACCTGATTTCCAATGCTGTCAAGTTCACCGAGCGAGGTCATATTACCTGTCAAGCAAAAATCGCTCGTGGCACGATGCTTTTAAGCATTACTGATACTGGCATTGGCATTGCTACAGATGACAAACCTAAAGTGTTTGAAAGATTTAAGCAGGTGGGAAACACTCTAACTGACAAACCCAAAGGCACAGGTTTGGGGTTACCTATCTGCAAACAAATCGTAGAACATCATGGGGGTCGCATTTGGGTTGAGAGCGAGCAAGGCTTGGGCAGTACTTTTTTCTTTACTTTGCCTCTGATGAATAATGTAGAGACAGAAAAACTCTCTATTAATACTTTAATTAAGCAATTAAAGGAGCACGTTGTCACTGCCAATTCTGATTTTATTCAAAAGTACAAAACAATTCTTGTTGTTGATGATGACGCTCACATTCGCGAATTGCTCAGACAGGAATTAGAAACCGAAGGCTATAAAGTTCGAGAAGCTAAAGATGGTATGGATGCGATCGCTCAAGTTAAAATAGCTCAGCCCGATCTTATTATTCTAGATGTGATGATGCCTCAAATTAATGGGTTTGAGGTAGCTGCAGTACTCAAAAATAATCCACAGACAACAGCTATTCCAATTATTATCCTTTCAATTATTGAAGATAAGGAAAGAGGCTATCGACTGGGTATCGATCGTTACTTAACTAAACCAATTCATAAAGAAGATTTACTCGGAAATATTGGTGTACTACTTTCACAAGGAGTCTCCCAGAAAAAAGTACTAATAGTAGATACAAATGCCTCTACTTTACAAACATTATCTGACGTATTGCAGGCGCAAGGTTACAATGTTGTAGAAGCCTCTGACCGTCAAGAATGTATTGAAAAGGCATTAGCAATTCAACCCGATATGATTATAGTAGACTCATATTTTCAGGAGCAACACAACTTAGTGAAAACACTGCGATTTGAAAAGGGAATGGAAAATGTCTTTTTTATTTTACTTACAGATAACCACACAGAAAAATTTTTATGACTAAAAAAATCTTGATAGTTGATGACGAACCAAATATTTTAATCCTTATGGAGCAAGCATTGGAGAGTTTAGAAGACGAAGGAGTAGAGTTACTCACAGCTAAAAATGGAGAAGAAGCATTGGAACTTATTAAAACAGAAAAACCATTACTCGTGTTTATGGATGTTATGATGCCAAAGATGAATGGATTAGAGGTTTGCCATACTGTTAAACATGAACTAGGGCTACAAGATGTGTATATTATTCTATTAACTGCCAAAGGACAAGAGTTTGATAAGCAAAAAGGAAGCGATGTTGGTGCAGATTTGTATATGACAAAGCCTTTTCGCCCTAAAAGTGTTTTGGAAACCTCTAGAACTGTACTTGGTTGTTAGTCTACGTAGTTTGATTAGAGCTACTTAAATCTTCATAAATCCAAATTTTTCAAAGATAGATATCGCGCGATCGCTTTTGAGAAAATTAATAAATTCACGAGCTTCAGCAATATGCTTGCTATTTTTTACAACTGCGATGGTGGAAATGACAGGAGCATGGGAACCCTCAGGTGAGATCGCCAAAATCTTGACTTTTCTGGAGCGTTTAGCTTCAGTTAAAAAAGTAATTCCAACATCTGCATGACCTGTTTCAACATACTTAAGAACTTGCTGTACATCTTGTTCTTCAAAAATCCCTTTAGATTTCACCTGGTCGTAAATTTTGAAAAAATCAAGAATTTGTTTAGCATAAATTCCTGCATCAATATTTTCTGTTCCTAATGCAATTCGTTTTACCTTATTGTTAAGTATATCCTGAAAATTTGAGCTCCCAGTAAAGTTATTTAATGAAATCAGTACTATTTCATTCTTCATAAAATTTTGACGAGAATCTTCTAAGATAAAACCTTTCTTCTGCAATTCGTTCATTGGTCTAACAGAAGCTGGAAGATAAACATCCACAGGCGCTCCAAGTTCAATTTGTTTTTTCAAAACACCGCCACCAGTAATGTTGTAATTAACGAGGATATTTGGTTGTTTTTCTGTGTATAGTCTACCAACTTCTACCATTGCATCTCTAAATACAGCAGCAGCAGAAATAGTCAAAGCTACTGGTTTTGTCTGATGTGTGTTACAGCTATTTAAGCCTAAATATAAAATAGTAATAGAACTAGTCAAGATAAGGAATTTTCGTCTTTTCATAAAGGTAGCTTGCTTCTTTAAGTACTAGAATACTCTCAACATCATTGTTAAAAATGCCTTACTTTTTAAGGACTTACGCACTCACACGAAAGGAACCAGGTTTCTGGACAGAGACTTATGACTGAAACAACAATTTTTGGTAAAGAAACCCGGTTTCTGCGTAAGTCCTATTTTTATTGTTCCCAAATTTAGCTAACCTCTAACAAAGCATAATTAAGTCAACATAAAAAACGTGAGATATAGAAACCCGGTTTCTCAAAGAAACCGGGTTTCTGACGACAAGTAGGTAGGGCTAAAACCCACTCAACACTAAAGCTCTGATAACAAAACGGTCAAGCAAAACATTCCATTTTTGCTTGACCAATAGCATTCAACTAAGTATTCATGACAAAAAACGAGCTTTGGAATTTATTTTCCAATTAGCTCAAAAATTATGAATCTTGAGTTCCTAAAATGTCATTTTTGATGGATTGAATTTGTTCTGCTAACTCTTGTCGGGTCGAACCTTTAAGAAGATAACGAAAAACAAACCAAGTTGTGTAACTAATTCCAATTAATTCAAAAATTGGATATAGTAACGGAATATCATTAATGGCGTCAAGTATTGCCAAAACTACTTTGCCTGTAACAATTGTGGCAGCAATTAAAACAATAGTAACAGTTAATTGCTGATATTGATTAAAAAACTTACCTAAGTTATCTGGTAAATCAGCTAAAAACTGTGAGACTTGTTCTCCGATATCTTGCCATTTTTCTTGAGATTTTGCAGCAGATGGTGGTAACAAAGACTGGTTTGGTTTCGTACCTTCAATTGCTGCTACAGGGGTGGTGATGGTTGTATCTGGAACGTCGTCAAAAGATTGCAGTTGCTGTACGTTAGCGTCCATACTCTTCCTCTATTAAGTAACTATCGCTACAATAAGTCAAAAGTCAAAATAAAGATTTTATCAGCAATATTTTTTGACTTTTGACTTCTCACAACGAGCTAGCTTGATGGCTGACCTACTTTTGCTTTATTAACTACAGTTGTAACACCTTTGATTTCCTTTGCCAAAGGCTCAATCTTGTTAAGTTGCTCTTGGTTTGTCACAGTTCCCGCAACTGTAACTGTTCCGTTATCTTCAGCTTCAACAGTTAACTGACCGTTAGGAATGTTAGCTTCTAACTTCGTGCGAACCTCACTTTCTAGATCGTCTTCACTTCTGTTTGTAGCCTTGCCATCATTCAAAACATTGTTGCGCTCTTCACGAGCCTTGATGTCAGCATTAAGTTGGTCTCTACGAACTTGACTTTGAGCATCCTTAAGAGCCGCTTCTGTTGCTTCTGGTGCTGGTGCTTGTGCTGCTTCGTTAGTATTGTTAGGTGCATCAGAACTGCTCTTGGAAACATCGGGACTACAAGCAGCTGCACCAAAAACTAAAAGGGAACCAAATACGAAGGGAATAAGCTTTTTCATCTTGAATCAATCCTTTGTTAATAGTTAATGGTTGGTGGTTAGTTGTTAGTTGTTAGTTGTTAGTCGTTAATAGCTACTAACCAACAACTACTAACCACTAACGCTCTTAAACTCTCTCGTTCCGATGGTCAACGATTATGACGGCGGGATCGTCTTTGTCGTACCCTACTCCATGTTCGGTGGAGGTGGTATTTACCACGGGTGCGTCATGACGAATATCTCTGTCAGAATCGCGGCGATGAGCACCAGTTGTATCCGCCGCATCGAAGGTATCAAACTCTTGAATACCATGACGTTTGAGAATGGTTTCCGCACGACGGACTTCATCTTCCGTACCATCCACAATAATTAGGTAGTCGCCCCTGTTCAAGCGATCGTTATAGACTTTGGCGCGGTTCTCAGGAATTCCCAAACCCACAAGTCCGCCTGTGACTCCACCAGCTGCGGCACCAATTCCCGCACCAGCTGCGGTGGTTGCCAATGCTGTTGCAACTGCACCACCTGCAATCACTGGTCCAATTCCAGGAATTGCTAAAGCACCAAGACCGACTAACAAGCCGCCCAAACCGCCTAAAGCACCGCCTGTGACAGCCCCGGCTTTTGCACCCTCATCAGCCTTATTACCTTTGCCAACGTTTGTGCCGGTCAAATTAGTGTTGTGATTTCCGTCCTTACCAATCAGTGAAACCTGACTGAGAGGAAAACCAGCATCGCGCAATTCGGTGAGTGCGACTTCTGCATCTCGGCGATTGGGGAATACACCAATTGCTCTTCTTCTGTGTATGGTGGGTACTGTACCCACTGAAGCAGGAGTAGCAACCACAGGGTTAACTGCTCCTTGCTTGTGTTCGGGGCGATCGTAAACGGCAAACTCTTGTACTCCCCGATGGGTCAAAATATTTCTTGCTTTAGCAATTTCAGCATCAGTACCATCTATAATGACGAGATAGTCCCCTCTCTCCAATCGCTCGTTGTAGACTCTAGCCCGTTCTTCGGGAATACCCAAGCCAATTAATGCGCCAACTATGCCACCAGTTGCTGCACCAATTCCAGCACCCGCTAAAGTTGTTGCCAGTGCAGTTGCAGTTGCTCCAGCAAGCATGATTGGACCGATTCCTGGAATAGCTAAAGTTCCTAAGCCAACTAACAATCCTGTTAAGCCGCCTAAAACTCCTCCAGAAACTGCTCCAGCTGTGGCACCTTCATCGGCTTTATTCCCAACATTTTCCCGGACTTCAGCACCTGCAATTTCATCTTTGCGATCGGCATCCCGTTTAATAACAGATACCCTGTCCATTGGAAAGCCAGTACTTCTTAATTCTTGTAAAGCGTTTTCCACTTCTTGACGGTGTGAAAATACGCCTACAGCACGTCTATGTACACCTACAACCATGCCCTCTTACCTCAATAAGAAACAACTTTAATTGGCAGATTTTTTTAATGCTATTAATTCTATTTCTACAGATTTTTCTTTAATTTCCATCAATCCCTTGGAATAAATTTTATATCTATCAGGAGTATTAGCTTTATCGCTTTATACAACGAGTTAAGAAAAGTTAAGAAAGTGAGAAGTGTTTTTTTAATTTGTAATAGAGATGCAATCATACAACAATTTCTGAGTAAAAAATAGTATAAGAGATGTGTAATCTTATAAAAATGCTTTTGTTATAGATATGCAACAAAGACCTGAAGATTGGTGGGTTGAAATTATGACAACTAAGCCGCACTGTATTTATTATTTTGGTCCTTTTTTAAATCGTGAAGAGGCAGTTATTGCTTACTCTGGCTATGTTGAAGATTTAAACGATGAAGGAGCACAAGGAATTGTTGTCGTTATTAAACGCTGTGCGCCTGAAGGTTTGACAATATGTGATGAAGATGATGATGAAAAAGAGATTAATTAAGTAAGTCGGCACAATTAAAGTTAACTAGTTAGGCTCGTAATTTGTCATTTGTCAAGATTTACGGTGTGTTTATACTGTGTAATATGGTTCTGTTTTTCCAATTAGCTACTTAAGAGAATAGCAAAACTTATTCCTTGACAAGGCTTATCCTAGATTTTTGGTAAATATTTTTATTACCAGTAAGCTTTAAGAATCACATTCAATACTTGTGGTTTAACGATAGTTAAAGTTCAAAAACCCGGTTTCTTCAAGAAACCGGGTTTCTCATTTTTGCTTAACCGAACAGTATTGGAATCGCATTTATCGGAAAGTACAATCATCATATTGTTCCTACCTTCCATTTCCTATTTTTCAGTAGTCCTCATGAACTGTGTAAACTAGAGGATATAAAAATGGTCACTGGTCACTGGTCACTGGTCACTGGTCACTGGTCACTTTCAACTGGCACAACTAACATTCAAAAAACTGAGGTAGGACAAATGTATCCCCCAAAACAGCGACAAAGATTGCTTTTTACCCTTTCATCTGTGATGACTGGGGTAACTCTTCTAGCTACAATGGGAGTTTACATGACTCTAAAAGGTTTACAGCCACAAGTGGAATCGGTCAAGCATTCTTTACAAGGCAAATTAGTCGTTGAGTCAGACACCTCACAACTACCTGTAGATACATCTGTTCCGCCAACAGAAACACATATATCTATCTCAGAATCAGAAGACTCACTAGCACCACCAGCAATGGAACAGCAAAACGAACCGGGAAAAAACCTTGGTGGTGTCAATTGGCAAGGGAAGAACTTGCAAGGCATGAAACTGCATCACGCGCATTTAGGCGGTGCCAATCTTGAAAATGCCGATTTAAGAAATGTTGATTTAAGCGGTGCAACCCTTGCTGGTGCCAATCTTGCCAATTCTAACTTAAGCGGTGTTAATTTAAGCAACGCAAATCTCAGTGGTGCGAATCTTGACAATGCTAATCTGAGCAATGCTAATCTGAGTAGTGCCGACTTAAGAGGAGCTAATCTTGATGATGCTAACCTTGAGGGAGCTCGTTTAAAAGGAACTCTTTTAGATGGTGCTAACCTCAATGGTGCAAGTTTACCGTAGGGCAATCTATATGCAGCCAGCTTTTGTCTTGTAGCTGTGACTAATGTCACTTGGGTGCAAGACACGTATCACTTTCCCCTTATTTGTTTATCTCTTAGGTTGAAGTGAAATAAATTATTTTAATCGAAAGACATAAACCAACCTAAATAGGGGTTGTAGGGGAACTATTATGTTTGAAAAATTACTGCTAGCTGCGACCTTAACCTTTGCCCTAAGTTTATTTGCAGAACTAAGCTTGTCTTCTTCATGGCAAACGGCTAGAGGAAGAACCGATCAAAGTCAAACTGTTATCACTTTGACGCCGCATAAAAATTAAACAAGTACTTTTACGGCAGTATAACTGCTGAGAGTACACAGAAATTATAAACCATTTTCCTGATTTTGAACTAGTCAGGAAAAGATGCACGCGATCTTCGCATATGAAAAGCCAAATTTTAGCCACAACCGCATTTTTAACTATTCTCACCCTCAGCCAAACTGCCCAAGCAGCAAATCCCGAACATCTCAGACAATTACTTGCTAGCAAAAAATGTTCGGCTTGCGATCTATCTGGTGCTGGTTTGGTCATGGCTGACTTATCAGGGGCAGATTTGAACGGAGCAAATCTTGCAGGGGCTAACCTCAGCCGTGCTAACTTAATTGGTGCCGATTTAAGAAATGCTAACTTGAGCGGTGCTAGTTTCTTTGGTGCTAACCTGAGTGCTGCCAAACTCACTGGAGCAAGTTTAGTGGGTACCGATTTAAGACACAGCTATCTTTATAATGCAGAGTTAACTAGTACAGATCTCAACAGTGCTAACGTGCAAGGCGCGACAGGCATACCCTTACAAAGTGCTAAACCAGAAGAATTTTATGCCTGGGGTGTAGCAGAAGCACAGAAAGGGAACCATCAGGCAGCTATTGACTATTTTAGTCAGGCGATCGCAACCAAACCCGATTATGCTGGTGCGTATCTTGCTCGTGGTATAGCCCGCTATCAAAGCATGGACAGACAAGGCGCATTCCAAGATGCCCAAGTTGCAGACAAGTTATTTACGTCTGAAAAGAATGCTGCAGGAATGCAAACAGCGCAGGCATTTATCAAAGAATTACAAACGCCTTACACCGATCCTGCACTCAAACCAGCTAAACCCACTTTTGTTGATTTTGTAGGGAGTATTGGTTCTCTCTTACTACAATTTTTGCCATTTTAAAATTGGTTAGTGGTTAGTGGTTAGTGGTTAGTTGTTGTAGTTGTTGTAGGATGGGCATTGCCCACCAAAAGTTAAAAGTATTTGTATGTACTTGACTAAAAAGCGAATGACTCTTTCTAGTAATTTGTGGGAAGCCAATCAAGATATAGCCCAAGCTTGTCTTCAGCATCCTTTTGTCCAAGGTATAGGGGATGGTACACTTGCTCGTCAAAAATTTGCCTACTATGTCGGACAAGATGCCTTTTTCTTGGAAGCTTTTGCTCGTGCTTACAGCATAGCTGCAGCTAAAGTCCCCAACTTTTCGGATTTTCTTACGTTTCACTCCTTAGCAACTGGAGTTTTACAAGAACTCAAGTTACATGAAGGATATGCTGCTCAGTGGAAAATCGATTTACGTTGTATAAAACCAGGAGGAGCAACCCGTCGTTACACAGATTTTTTATTATCAACTGCTTGGAGTGGGGATGTAGGTTTAACTGCTGCTGCTATGTCCCCTTGTATGGGTTTGTATGCTTTTTTAGGCAAACAACTAGCTCTTCATGGTATTCCCAGCCATCAATATGCAGGTTGGATTCGTACTTACAGTAGCGATGACTTTTTACCGCTAACACAACAATTAGAAAGTTTGGTTGACAGTTACGCCACTCATACAGCATTGGTAGAGTCAACTTATCGCTATGCCATGTTTTGCGAACAAGATTTTTTTCAAGCAGCATGGAGCTATGGCAGTGAACAGTGACCAGTGACCAGTGACCACTTAACCATTTTTATAAATTTAATTGTTTTTTATCTCAATAAAGTAATTTAAGAAGAGTTATAAAATAACAATATCTGTGCTGTCATTAAAGCATATGACAAGGCTTGTTCCTTAACAAATCAGCATTATGGAGTTGTTCAGAAATGACTGTGTTGGACTTGCGGTGATGGTAATTTTATAGTAAATAATGACAATATTTGTCAGACTCACACATTGTAACACAATTAACTTATAGAGTATGTTGTCCGAGGTTGACTGCAAAGGTTTATATGACGATCGCGCAATGGAAGTAAATGAATTGTTGAGACGCTATCAGGAAGGAGAGAGGGATTTTAAGGGTGTCATCCTGATAGGCTGTTACTTAACAGAAATCAATCTGAGCGGAGCTAATTTACAAAGAGCTTCTCTAAGTGAGGTTGATTTAAGCAGAGCAAATTTGGTAGGTACCGATCTCACAGAAGCATCTCTAATCAGAGCCAAATTAACTGGAGCTAACCTAACTGGTGCTAATCTGAGTGGAGCTAATCTTTTTGAAGCTAAGCTCACAGGGGCGACACTTGATGGCGCAGAATTAAAAATGGCGGATTTGATAGATGCAGATTTTACGGCAGCAAGTTTACAGGGAGCCAATCTGTACGGGGCATACATGATGGGAACTTTGTTACAGGGCGTAATTATGCCAGATGGGACAATTCACTGCTAGATCGCTGGTACAGGTTTGAAAAAGTTGCAAAAAACCAGGTTTCTCCTTGCTGCAAAGTAGAGACTAAGCATGCCTAGTCTCTACAAAGAAACCGGGTTTTTGTGATTTCTGTATTCGGCGCTTTAGCACATCTTTTCATAAATTCGTAGCGTTTTGGTTCGTAGTTGCGTTTTAGCGCTAAAGCGCAACTACAAACGATTTTTACAATCTTTATTTCGTTATCAACCTGTAAAATTAAATACTATAGGAATCATAAATGATTTATGAAAAAATCTCAGTACTGTAGGGTGGGCTATACCGCACACATAAAGCTTGTGGTGGGCTTTAGCCCTACCTACGTATATTTCAAAAATTAAATAAAAGTCCTATAAGATCTTATTCCCTAGGAATTCCGTAGGATTAACCTACAGGTGAGAACTGTATAGTTCCAAGCTTGTAATTGTTGATAGATGCTCCCTTTCAATAAAACTTATTTCAACTGTTTAACCATAAAAGAAACACTCACTTTAGACGAGAGAGTGCTCTGTTGCAGCTATTGTGGCTTTATTTTCGATAGAAATGTTGTGGTAGAGATAAGAAAGCGCTGCAATCAACTTGAAAACTATTCGTTTGTATCCGCTAGTTAGATGGTGAGATTTTTAGAGATAACTTGTCAACTTCACTCCTCGTTACCTTCAGTACTTTGCAGAACCATTTCAAAATTCATTCTTTGTTCTACGTTACGTAAAAAATAACCACTAATCATGGCGGAGGCAAGCAGACGACCTAAATGTTCGCGGTTAGTAGTGATGGTAACTCCAAAGTGCTCTGAAGGTAAGTTCCCTAATATTCCCATAATATTACGCTCCATAGCTTGGAAAACTTCTGGAGAAGAAGGTTGGGATAGCTGGCTAACTGTATCTGGGCATAGAGATTTGACATATTGCAATAACAGATTGCCTGTTTCTGACTCACCGTTAAAGAATTCTGAAACTCGGTTAGATGGGTTACTCACTGTTACCTCCTTCAAATACCACAACTGTGGTCAAAATTACTTAGGTCACGATTGCCTGTTTAGGTTTAGACAATGCTTTCGCTTCGTATGTTCCTATCATCTAATGTAACAAGTAAGTTTTCGTTTGGAAGTCGTTGTAACCGTACCAAGAGTAACGGGTTTTTCACCTCCAGTGACCAGTG
This genomic interval from Scytonema hofmannii PCC 7110 contains the following:
- a CDS encoding DUF1816 domain-containing protein codes for the protein MQQRPEDWWVEIMTTKPHCIYYFGPFLNREEAVIAYSGYVEDLNDEGAQGIVVVIKRCAPEGLTICDEDDDEKEIN
- a CDS encoding pentapeptide repeat-containing protein, which codes for MEVNELLRRYQEGERDFKGVILIGCYLTEINLSGANLQRASLSEVDLSRANLVGTDLTEASLIRAKLTGANLTGANLSGANLFEAKLTGATLDGAELKMADLIDADFTAASLQGANLYGAYMMGTLLQGVIMPDGTIHC
- a CDS encoding response regulator, producing MTKKILIVDDEPNILILMEQALESLEDEGVELLTAKNGEEALELIKTEKPLLVFMDVMMPKMNGLEVCHTVKHELGLQDVYIILLTAKGQEFDKQKGSDVGADLYMTKPFRPKSVLETSRTVLGC
- a CDS encoding pentapeptide repeat-containing protein is translated as MKSQILATTAFLTILTLSQTAQAANPEHLRQLLASKKCSACDLSGAGLVMADLSGADLNGANLAGANLSRANLIGADLRNANLSGASFFGANLSAAKLTGASLVGTDLRHSYLYNAELTSTDLNSANVQGATGIPLQSAKPEEFYAWGVAEAQKGNHQAAIDYFSQAIATKPDYAGAYLARGIARYQSMDRQGAFQDAQVADKLFTSEKNAAGMQTAQAFIKELQTPYTDPALKPAKPTFVDFVGSIGSLLLQFLPF
- a CDS encoding BON domain-containing protein encodes the protein MKKLIPFVFGSLLVFGAAACSPDVSKSSSDAPNNTNEAAQAPAPEATEAALKDAQSQVRRDQLNADIKAREERNNVLNDGKATNRSEDDLESEVRTKLEANIPNGQLTVEAEDNGTVTVAGTVTNQEQLNKIEPLAKEIKGVTTVVNKAKVGQPSS
- a CDS encoding response regulator; the encoded protein is MTNAINSNKAYSKHSDRSTRLKCKISIRDRLSLLFGSLVFINLVAVGIGGIGLNRVRNSSPLINTIGSEQMLTYRLAYWANLRSKKTNSGERITIDVSIRDDIQNFETSLSAIHKGSKKLGLNPISDPKVLAQLEKVADAWQIYRQKIENYLMSSPQQEQEYLEQINNLTSFLTNLMDVTTRSVETQTADTAIQSQNLLLMALVLSLLSIPISLVVVSQIIHALTQVTVTADQMAKGELHIRAKVTSRDEVGVLASTLNTMAEQIDDLLRGLKVHGQELENALIYLSTIIDNLVDGLLVTDTESKIKRYNPALLTMFGLEDTDLANRDCKTLANSKVVELVEQTRRRFGEVFTTELELTNGRIGQAVARAIVKDAANTQDNNSLGSIILIRDITAEKEVDRMKTDFISTVSHELRTPLTSVLGFASIIQDKLEELAPQIDPEHRKAQRTLKQVQTNINIIVSEAERLTTLINDVLDVAKMEAGKVEWYMEPLYIGDVIERAIAATSSLFEMKGLELRKVIDPDLPLMIGDSDRLIQVMINLISNAVKFTERGHITCQAKIARGTMLLSITDTGIGIATDDKPKVFERFKQVGNTLTDKPKGTGLGLPICKQIVEHHGGRIWVESEQGLGSTFFFTLPLMNNVETEKLSINTLIKQLKEHVVTANSDFIQKYKTILVVDDDAHIRELLRQELETEGYKVREAKDGMDAIAQVKIAQPDLIILDVMMPQINGFEVAAVLKNNPQTTAIPIIILSIIEDKERGYRLGIDRYLTKPIHKEDLLGNIGVLLSQGVSQKKVLIVDTNASTLQTLSDVLQAQGYNVVEASDRQECIEKALAIQPDMIIVDSYFQEQHNLVKTLRFEKGMENVFFILLTDNHTEKFL
- a CDS encoding TenA family protein encodes the protein MTLSSNLWEANQDIAQACLQHPFVQGIGDGTLARQKFAYYVGQDAFFLEAFARAYSIAAAKVPNFSDFLTFHSLATGVLQELKLHEGYAAQWKIDLRCIKPGGATRRYTDFLLSTAWSGDVGLTAAAMSPCMGLYAFLGKQLALHGIPSHQYAGWIRTYSSDDFLPLTQQLESLVDSYATHTALVESTYRYAMFCEQDFFQAAWSYGSEQ
- a CDS encoding CAAD domain-containing protein, producing MDANVQQLQSFDDVPDTTITTPVAAIEGTKPNQSLLPPSAAKSQEKWQDIGEQVSQFLADLPDNLGKFFNQYQQLTVTIVLIAATIVTGKVVLAILDAINDIPLLYPIFELIGISYTTWFVFRYLLKGSTRQELAEQIQSIKNDILGTQDS
- a CDS encoding general stress protein; the protein is MVVGVHRRAVGVFSHRQEVENALQELRSTGFPMDRVSVIKRDADRKDEIAGAEVRENVGNKADEGATAGAVSGGVLGGLTGLLVGLGTLAIPGIGPIMLAGATATALATTLAGAGIGAATGGIVGALIGLGIPEERARVYNERLERGDYLVIIDGTDAEIAKARNILTHRGVQEFAVYDRPEHKQGAVNPVVATPASVGTVPTIHRRRAIGVFPNRRDAEVALTELRDAGFPLSQVSLIGKDGNHNTNLTGTNVGKGNKADEGAKAGAVTGGALGGLGGLLVGLGALAIPGIGPVIAGGAVATALATTAAGAGIGAAAGGVTGGLVGLGIPENRAKVYNDRLNRGDYLIIVDGTEDEVRRAETILKRHGIQEFDTFDAADTTGAHRRDSDRDIRHDAPVVNTTSTEHGVGYDKDDPAVIIVDHRNERV
- a CDS encoding DUF760 domain-containing protein, translating into MSNPSNRVSEFFNGESETGNLLLQYVKSLCPDTVSQLSQPSSPEVFQAMERNIMGILGNLPSEHFGVTITTNREHLGRLLASAMISGYFLRNVEQRMNFEMVLQSTEGNEE
- a CDS encoding pentapeptide repeat-containing protein, translating into MVTGHWSLVTGHWSLSTGTTNIQKTEVGQMYPPKQRQRLLFTLSSVMTGVTLLATMGVYMTLKGLQPQVESVKHSLQGKLVVESDTSQLPVDTSVPPTETHISISESEDSLAPPAMEQQNEPGKNLGGVNWQGKNLQGMKLHHAHLGGANLENADLRNVDLSGATLAGANLANSNLSGVNLSNANLSGANLDNANLSNANLSSADLRGANLDDANLEGARLKGTLLDGANLNGASLP
- the modA gene encoding molybdate ABC transporter substrate-binding protein, whose product is MKRRKFLILTSSITILYLGLNSCNTHQTKPVALTISAAAVFRDAMVEVGRLYTEKQPNILVNYNITGGGVLKKQIELGAPVDVYLPASVRPMNELQKKGFILEDSRQNFMKNEIVLISLNNFTGSSNFQDILNNKVKRIALGTENIDAGIYAKQILDFFKIYDQVKSKGIFEEQDVQQVLKYVETGHADVGITFLTEAKRSRKVKILAISPEGSHAPVISTIAVVKNSKHIAEAREFINFLKSDRAISIFEKFGFMKI